The Dreissena polymorpha isolate Duluth1 chromosome 4, UMN_Dpol_1.0, whole genome shotgun sequence region TCACCGCCTTGGTGATTTAAACCCGAGTATATGCATGCTCACAAGTACACAAGtgaaggaattgagtaataaatCTATTAAGACGTGCATTCGTGTACGTAAACAGTCTTTTACGCTGTTCTTACAATCGTCATATGTATTTGATTGCCAATTCGAAGCTCTTCGTTAATGAGGTCATTATACTGAGTCCGATGTACGAACGGGTATATTGAGTACAACGCCGTACACGGTTTCGTCAGTTCCTTCAACAGCGGCTCTTCGTTTTTGTGATTCCAAAAACCGGAGACGCACAAACTGATATCCCCGTGCACGATTTTTACCACTATTTCCGGCTTTCTCGGAACAGGCACGACGAGCGTTTCAAAAGGCATGTACCACAATGGCAGAACGTCGGTTTTATAAAAGGTCGGATATGGTACAACATTGTCCCAGAGGAGCGTTAAATTCTTCCCGTCGTCTCCGTAAAAAAGTACATCAATAAATGGCCACATGTAATTTTTATTAGTTTCAAGCGACTTACTGCGGTTGGTTTTAAAAAACTTCCAGAGATTTTCTTTGAACTCCAGCAGCGTATATTCCGTCGAACCACGAACGCTGTCTCTGAGCTTCTGTTTGTCGCTGACATTCAATAGAATATCGATGTCATCGTCCCATGGCACCATCCCGAAATGCCGATACGAGCCAATCAGTGAACCCCCGTAGAAGAAATATGATAAATTGTTTGTCTCACAGACCGTTTGAAATTGTCTGATAACACCCATCTGTGCCTCATACTCAATTTGGTTAAGTTTCGCCCTGAAAACAGATGAGCTATCAATACTCTGCCCATCTCGTGGGATTCCAGGTAATGATCCATTGCATTGTTTGATTGACGGATTTTTTTCTTTCAGcaacaaacataattttatgCCATTGTTGTCATTTGATAGTTTACgtttaaattcattatttaagTTGGATACGTAATTGTAGTAAATAAAGAAGAAAACGGCCAAAAACGAGAGGGCGGTAAGTATAAAAACAATGGGGCCTCTTCTCGTCATATTGTATGCGATGCTCGATCGTTTATAATCCAGGTCCACCTGAAATTGATCAATGTTGCGATAAGCTTTAACgctacaaattgaaaaaaaagattcaATATTTCGTATGCACCATTTAAAAATTGTCTGCACTTCACGAAATTGCGATCATGATCGATTTGACTGGTATGAAATCTGCTTTAGTCGCTTAAACTGAATCACATATTATTTACCTACATGTACAATCGATCactggtaaaaaaaaatccgAATAATTATATCACCAACTTTATCGCATCATGTTTAAGTTTGATAAAATTAAGATTTTCAAAATAATCGTTAtagatttaaagaaaaaaagaatgtatgcattatgtCTAATCAGGAGAAAAGACAtctgattaaataatcataattGGAAATTGGATCAAAATACAACTCGTTTATAGACTTAGCATAGGCGGATCAAAGgaggcggacgcggcgtacgccccccccccctaaaatcgccaaagtaaagtccattcatttgatgtttcacacttaactagatttaaatcacctatttaaactcatttatCATCTTTTTTGTACACAACAGCTTTTCTTCCGGCTATATCCATCAGTATTACGTATTAACTATtcactttttggcattataagaaagtactttgatgaaagtacattAGGCTTTAGAGGTAGTTGTCAAAGCCTCCAAAATAACTTAAATCGTGGAGCTTCCCTGCACCCACCAGGGTAGAACCCCAGCAAATCATTCCATGTCCCGCCCGCCCCACCcccaaccagaaatcctggattcGCCCCAAAACTAtgtatcattttgaaaaataCGTCTACGGTTATTACACCAGATATGATCCTCACAGTGTGCAGCTTAATCTACCTAAGGTTAGTGTTTTAAGTCTGagataaagaatattttttattcaaagttGTTTCATTTCTATTAGAATAAGTGAGGACTTTGCTAACATTATAGATACAGATTTTTTAGTAAACCTTTTAAATCAACTTTTTGGTAATAAGAACATCTCTAAACAAGTCCcttcaaataaaacacttttaaaatcAGAAGGTGTAAGCTTATGCTATTAGGTTCTAACAGATTAATGGTTATTATATGTGAGTTATAGATacaaaaataacagtaaaatacCCTTCACAAACaattgtcagttgtttttttcgAACAAATTTTAGTTCACACATATGTGCGTTCATCGAATTAAAGTTATAGAAttgtgtattaaaatatcatatgtCAATAAGAAACGActgtgttttcttgttttattgtgaaaGATGAGCGATGAATAGTTTTTTTATTCATCGCTTAACATTTTTCAAAGGTTACACATCAATTACAAAAcagtataaatttatatttactgTATGAAATTAACTTATACACTTATTAATTTACTCCTCATTCCAAAAATGTCTAACAATTCAGCCCTGGATAATCTTGTCTAATAACGCCATTATCATATACATTATGTTGCtgcgtatttttatgcccccgaaggagggcatatagtgatcggaccgtccgtccgtctgtccgtctgtctgtccgtctgtccttccgtcacactttgcgtttaggtttcgcgttaaggtttcgaaaaatgctcataacttctatgacccttcacatagcaacttgatatttatgaatgcatgtgtatctcgtggatctgcacattttgagtggtgaaaggtcaagctcatccttcaaggtcaaaggtaaaaaaaacatgtagcAAAGCGGCGCAGAtggtgggcattgtgtttctgacaaacacatctcttgtttgtgttaGCCATTTATTTATGTGTCGGTATTTGTATTTGACACACTGCTTGCAATTAAATTTCTTAAGTTCAAATATCAAAATTGTTGATttgatatcaaaataaacatcTCGATAACATATCGATAAAAACGTGAACTACGTGATCCGCGTTCGATTAATATGTCAGAATTGATCATAACACTGAGTGTGCCTTCTTCATAAAACGAataaaaatacaatgtttttttaataaaataacataaataaacataccaaaaatcagaAATCCAGAATTATTCTTTCAAGTTGTGTAATAAGACACAATCGCATGTATCGTACCACATATTGCGTGTGGCAAATTGAGTGCAACAGCAAGATAAACCCCTTACTGATAATATTGCAATGCTAATCAGTTATTTGAAAAGTGTTTAAACAGTGTTATCAGTTGAGCTAGGCTGATTCTCACAATCCACGTTGGGAATCGCGAAGCAAATACTACTTTTTTACCAGAACAGGAAGACCGCCATCATTAACATGGAGAAAATCCAGGTCTCCATAAACACCTGCCGACGCTTAAGAAAGATCCTGACGATTGGCTTGCGAGATACGATCACAAACGAATAATAATagagaagaaaaaaaagaatagCCCTTCGCAAGCCTGAATGCAATTATAGTTTTACACTGAAGGCAGGCTTAAACAACGAGTGTAGAAGTGACGCTATGGTGTATTGGGTTGTTTTTTTCGACcattaaaactgattttaagtAAATCCTGGATGCAATGCTCACTTAGCTTGCGAGTCATATAACAGCTGTGTTCGTAGACAAATATCACGTGTTGCTCATTATAGTTTAAAGTGTATAAATTACTCATTAGCGTTATGtgcatgtatatttaaaatagtcTAAACACGTTTTATCCAGTGcatacagaaaataattatatatacatctATACAAATATTCTTTGTGCTCAAACAAGcattcatttgaaaaccttagtttacgctcgagaacctaggttctcatgagaaactacgtttttcatgagaacataggttctcatttgaaaaccttagttctCGGCGAGACGACgcacatagacacatagaactgaGGTTCCCATTaaaaactaggtttttcatgagaacctaggttctaatgtTGGGAAccaaagttctcgtttgatatccaaggttttcacaagaacttAGACTCTtgacagcttttcgcgtcgttctctaGGATATCCAAAGTTTTCAGGAGAACCTAAGATTTCATTTTGGAACCATagttctcacgagaacctaggttctcatgaaaaccctagtttcttgggattatgcgtcgaaccgcttgccatacaccTGTATTAGTAATACACTTTATTCTGAATTTATATCTTTTATTATATCAAACATTATCCGAAGAAATTAATGTATGTAATTGCTTTAAGGATGACACGATTGTGTTATGCTTTTTCTGCCAGATGGCTTGCACAATGCTTGTTAATCTGACCATCGACTTTCTTCTTGAATGCAATGTTCTCTGTAAATGACAAACAAATGCTAAAACTTTGCCTGTTTCTCGAGCAGTCTGATTTTCATCTGGATGGCGATTGTAAATTTGGTTAAAATGGTCCGTAATTGCAAAATATTTTCAtacccacctacccacctacACATCTCAATAGTCCAAGACATTTATAAAAACTGTATAAGGATGACAACAATATTGAATTTATCTAATTTAAGAATGATATGGCGGGTTGCTTGATCGTTATCACAGAAGGcaagttttgataaaaatgataCCAAACATGAAACTCCGGGTCAAACTAAACTCGTTTTAACACAGAGGCGCTTTTATCAGACACCTAGAATATTTGCTTTACCCATCCACAAGGAATGTTTCGTCTGAAATTTACAGATTAAATAGCGTTGTGTTGCCTTGCTGCGCATGTGGTTTTGCCGTTTTAGGTAAATTATTGTCTATATGACAAGTTGTCTTTACACTTGTGAGTGACGATGCAATAGAAACGTAATTGTTATTACATACTGACCTAAAGAAAACACATAATGAAATACAATTCAACTTACACATACACTAACTTgtattagccgtattcttttgaTGAAATTGCACACACGTTTTGGGGATATAAATAGGTTTCGTATTATGATTTTTACCGTCGATAACCTAGAGCACCAAAGTTTATTAAAATTCTATTTGAAATACTGTAGAAAGTATACATTTAATTCCTGTTGCATTAAACATATTGTTTCATGCAACAAAATCGTTAACATTTATTCtttttgtacaattatttatacgaataccttgttataataataatgataatgcatataaaagaaaaacaaaacactcactttatttttttaaactagatAACAATAATAACTGTACCATTCATAACAGTAACTTATTCAAACTAATAGAAGTACTACTAAGTGTAACACCATCATCACCGCTACTATAAACACCATTACCATAAGGTCAGTTATCATATACTTATAAAAATCGTATTGATTCGAAATATTCCAGGAAAGAGTGAAAAGTTGGTGATATTGAAAAGTTTACAAAGACATATGTTTATTCAAATACAAAACTGGTTTCgcaattaaatttaacaatatatgcAAAGTTTCAAGAAAAATACGCAATGTAGTTTAAAAATTACACTATATCGTCACAAAATTGAGTCATAAGGACAGTAATACCTGTTGCTGGAGATTATTAAACAGCTGTATCTCGTTTTGCAAGTGAAATAACCTAAGCAGTTTGGAAATACAACGGCTTTGTAATACATCACTATTCCCTCAGAATCAATTGCATAAGTAATTTTAAAACCAGCAAAGTAATTCGCGATTCATTATCTAATCTGGTAGGTGATGAAAAAGAGAAAGTATGTTCaaagtttaaaattaataacCCAATAGTTTAACAGTATTGAACTGTTGAATACATTATAAATTTGATAAGGGACATAACTATTACAAACCCCAACACAGATCTTCGGATGAGTAAATGACaattatattaaagttttatGCTGCTTTACGTCTTCCGAAATTTAACTTCTTCTGAATATACATTGTTACCAAATATACTTTTGAACTGTGGCGTATTCCTCGCTAGATTTGAATAACATGCCTAATGCCTTCGATACAATATCTAAGTACGTTGAACATGTTAAGTGATATTGTAATTCTTACAGCAATAAAGATGTAAAGAAACCTAGCTTAGAACTTACGAGAATCCAGCAGGTTTATATTCGCGATACTCGTGTTAAtacatgttgatatttgattCAAGTTAACTCTGAAGTAAAATGTCTTATTGCATTGAGAAGTATGATATCGGGCAGCGCCCATTTTTTAGAATTAGTATGAGCCTCATATATGAGGttcaaaatgttttgtaaaattgtaaacatatatGACATTCATGTTTTTTCAACCTTTATTTGGTGGGTGGGTCATTTCAAACTATTTGAGAGAGTATGTCATACACGGGATCCATATGAACTTTATTCAACCTTCTGACTTTACATACCTTcccatttaagtttaaaatatatataattaattgatCATCCCTCTTCGCACTAAGAAGGGAGAGCTTGGAATtgtgcaaatattttatttttattttcatgataatgacACGAAGCTCGCATATATAGTATGTTGACTACCCTACCGGCGCTTAGCATAATCCGTGTTATACCATAAATGTGCTGTTACATCTATTGTTTGAAATGTATCGTTCACGAACACTTGGTGTTAAGTCATATCATAAGTTGTAAAGCCATTTTCCAGCTCTATAATGAAATCATTAGCGTCAATATCGGAGCATCTAAATCTTGTCCGCTGGCAATTAGTTGTTGTTGGTGATGGATCCAACGAACTTGTACCTATACACATACATGATGTGTTTTCCTAGCGAAGAATGGTTTAGTAACAAACAGGATGTCGGGAGAAGAGCCTGCTATTCAAAGTGATAGTGGAGATCGCCTTTGGAGAACTAAGGCCTGATTTAATAAATACACGTGAACAACATGGAATTCGTATGCCTTATAACAATACTAAACCATTTTCATGATATTATCCTATCCTAATGTTCGATAGCATTCTTATTATAACCTTTAGGCAGGTGTAAAAATAATGCATTCGtcagtaaaaataaaatgaatcaaCGAGAAGGTCACAATTGGCAAGCATGTTAAAACAGTCAAACTGAGTGATGGAATAGTCAACGGTCATATCGGAATAGTCAACAGGCTTATCAGAATACTTAACAGGTAATTTAAAATAGTAAACAGGCATTTCAGAATAGTCAACCGATTTGATGGAATAATCAACGTTATGGTCATCAAGCAACATATACTTATCACTTGACAACCATTCGGTACAAACCAATCGAATTTACGGCATAGGTGTTAAATGTTACATGCTCATTTCAGAGAAACGTAACATATCGCCGACACTCATATTTTGTGGTTTTAAGGGTAAAAAATAACAACCAGCCTATGTACGAACAggtatgatattattttaaatgtactgTACTTGAAGTTTGCGGTAAATCGATTGTAAGGGTTATTAATTAAATTTCATGTAATTTGTTATTCAGAATGGCAATTGAATATGTTCGTATGTGAAATTATCGAACACCGTAATAGTCACACAGTCTCCTTTGTTTTATCTTGAAATAAGATTTTTCTCATACATAGCTTGCAAAGCTTAACATAAGGCGATGATTTGGAATATACATTGACCGCAAGCCCAGGTCTTATTTAAACCTAAAATATTGAAGGCGTCGTCTTAGAAAGTATTGAAATCTTGTTTTACTTTAAAGAATAGTTCATGTACTCTGCATGGCCTAAGAAAATCATTTTAAACTCTTTATTCGTAATGTTGTAATGCtctgcaaatgaaaaaaaaacaatacctgTTGCTctatttaatattcaaaatatcGCGTTGCATTTTCAAGCCGTCAGTATTTATAGAAATATGATTCGCATAGGACCATAAAACAACGCCGTAGATATTGGAGAAAAAGCCATGCTCTTTTACTGTCGAATTTCCCTataaaattaaattacattttattataaataatttaaatcacgGTGTCAAATTCTGCTCAAATCTAGTAAACACATTGATAAACGAATATCCACTCATTAACTAATGAAGAAAGATGAATGATCCTTACAGTTGGAATTTTTGTTTCattgctttatatttatatactattcATCAATACAgtgtaaaataaatatcataaatactaTTGGGGTCAATCACAAGTCAACAAATGATAACACTCTGATTATCGATGAAAAGGATTATTGCGATTTGGTTCAGTACTTCCTTCTGTAGTCTAGTTTagataaacaaaacatattaacgACAAAATCACGGTAGCATAGGATAAGTTATTTCATGCTGAACCTTTACTGCCAGTATATAAAGCCGTGAATATTTTGTCACTAAGTGAAATGGCcaagattttattattaatataaaaagaaaacaacagaaTATTAAATGCACACCGATATAATCAGTTTCAAAAAGTATGAACGAatgatgtaaatatgtttgaatatctTTGTAAAACAAAGTCGTTAAAAATCAATTACACTCTTTTTTATACGAAATATATAACcagatctataaaaaaaaagatgttCAAGTTCATAGTTTTTCTCCTTCTATCATTCCTGGAAGCCCAGAACGTTGCCTTGCATCTTGTTTATCAAAACTCAATGgagattttataatatttacttCGGAAGGAGTGATCGGCTTGCTCTGCAACTTGTTCATTCCTCTTCCCATCATTTCTGTAGATTCTCCACTTCCAGGAGATCCGTTCGCGTGATTCAAGGATATTACAGCGGCTTTGCCCTTCCATTTCAGTAGCGCCTTATGAGCAGCAACTGTCGCACTTAACTGTCTGTTGGCCTTGGACTTGAACAGGAAATCTTCCATCTTTCCGCCTACACTCGAGATGGAATTCCTCACGGATCTCGCCCGCTTTCGGAAACTTTCGGGGATGTTCTCCGTGGTGAGCGCGCGGTAGTTCCGGTTGTGACCCAGGTACACGATCGGTTTCAGAGCAAAACTGACATGAAGGACAAGCAAGGATATGGTATAGAAGCCTCCCCACAGCGGCACGCTGTCGTAAACCCCGATGAAGCAAATAATCATATACGGAAGAAAGCAGGCAAATAAAGTTCCCCAGAGGGCAAGGTACGTTATCGCCAAGTGGAAGATTGGGTTTTCCGCGTCGTCGCTAAATACTTCCTGAAAGACGGATTTCCGTCGACTCGACGCAATAGACGAGCGTTTCTTGGGAGCTTTTGAAGTTGGTTTTGCATCCGTACTCCTTTCAACGAGTGACTGATCATCTTCCCGAAAAACTTCATCTTCTACTTCGGTGATGACAGCGAGTGATTCGTTTGTAGACGAATGACGAACGGAAGTATTGCCTTTTGCTTCTGCGAAGGCTACATTACCATCTCTGCCTGATTCGCTTTTTCTGTTACGTTGAATAGTTCTTCTTCGGTGCTCAAAAATCAACGAATAGCACACCGTGACCGTGACAAGGGAAACGATTATTGTAAGTAGAAAATGAGTAATAAGAAATGAAGGGGTTTTCGAGTAGTCAAGTTTCCCACCTAGGTGATAATAGTCGTATTCAATATGGCCGATTCCAGTGACAGGCAGAAATGCGATGACCGCAGATAAAACGACAACTATGCAAATCAATATATTTCTGTTTCTAGCACGCTCAAAAATCTTGTCGTACAGGTTCCctttttgtttacataatttgATGCACCGTTCGATCGCCAATATATTCACAATTCCAAAGTTGACTGAAACTAGCAAAAACAAAACGGCGCCATGTATCTCGCACACTGGTTGTGACAGTAACCATTCTTTTGCGATCGCTGTCACGATGTTAGGAAACAGCAAGAGTATGTAGCTCGCAAAATCAGCTATGCTGAAAAACACCATAAAGTGGGAACTCGGTTCTTGGAACAACCCTCTTTTCCTGAATGTTACCATTAGTAGCACGTTCAATATCACGCCGACGATGATGACAGCGAGGTCGAAGATGACGCTGCACACCGGCAGAATATCATTGTGAAACCAAGCGAGGAAGGTTTCAGTCAATGCATCAATGTAGCTCGTGGAATTCGACATGTTATCATACTCGTCGCTAAAGTGATCCAAAATTCAGTTTCGTTTCCTTAACTTATGTTTCACACGCACTAACAGCGGAGTGTATAAACGACAAATTCCAGTTAAGTGAACTGTTTGTTATAAAACTTTCAACTATATTGAATTTGTACGAATTTTGACCCCATAAGGATAAAATTTAAATGCGTATTAGATGGCTTATCTAACGAATTAACATATGATTTAAATCTAGAGGGAGATTAGTGAGCTAATTACGGTGACACTTTTTTCCGATACTGTACATTTATTGGTTAATACTTTACAAGCTTGAACGCTTTAATTGTTTAAACCCTAAAGAATGGTGTACGTTTGTTATGAGAAGTTGTTTATTTAGACTAATATATTTCACAAATGCTAATGAAATCTAAAACAAATACTAGATTGACTGAACTCGGCAAATATATTTGATA contains the following coding sequences:
- the LOC127880227 gene encoding uncharacterized protein LOC127880227 isoform X5 — translated: MTRRGPIVFILTALSFLAVFFFIYYNYVSNLNNEFKRKLSNDNNGIKLCLLLKEKNPSIKQCNGSLPGIPRDGQSIDSSSVFRAKLNQIEYEAQMGVIRQFQTVCETNNLSYFFYGGSLIGSYRHFGMVPWDDDIDILLNVSDKQKLRDSVRGSTEYTLLEFKENLWKFFKTNRSKSLETNKNYMWPFIDVLFYGDDGKNLTLLWDNVVPYPTFYKTDVLPLWYMPFETLVVPVPRKPEIVVKIVHGDISLCVSGFWNHKNEEPLLKELTKPCTALYSIYPFVHRTQYNDLINEELRIGNQIHMTIVRTA